A segment of the Trifolium pratense cultivar HEN17-A07 linkage group LG7, ARS_RC_1.1, whole genome shotgun sequence genome:
TCTAGTAAGTTCGAGCCTTGTCAATTTGTAtgtcaattttgatttttgaactTTGTATGCTCCTTTTACGTGTTGATTAATTTGTGAACATATATTGTGATTTGTGAATTTTCGCATCAATTTTGAATCATGATGCTATGTTTATATTTTGTGACTGTGGTTTTCTTTATTACTAAGTTAATGTTGAACATTTACTATGCGCACATAGTGAGTTTTATTTATATTCTATGATACTTTACATTATTTATGTATTAAAAACTCTGATGAATTGTCCAGTCGAGTTTACGGAGATTTCAAGAGTTTATATACACTACTGAGTTGacaatcttttttctttttaatccaAAAAGAACAGACCTGTTGTATACCAGCTGATAGTTTTCTTCTAAATTTCATCATAATATAGGGAACTTGAAATTCCTTAGCTGTACATGAAAATTACTACACTAATTTAGAATTAtagtcatttatttatttaatgtaCTTGTAAATGTAGGCAGTCACTGTGCAATGTGATTGCAACTTTTCAGCATTAAGTATTAACTTTTGTTATATTTATGTGGCAGCTTTTATGTCAATTCTCCACATGTATGAGAGTTTTGGCTGGTGGAGACGGGCGGACTATCTGAAAGTGCATTTTGCCGAGAGCTGGAACGAAATGCATCATTTGCTTATCATGGAAGTAAGATCAACGTTTTTCCTTTAATGCCACTGATATCTTGTTGGTTAGTCCTCAAAAGATGTCATCCCAGAAAATCTTAGTAGTTGTCTGTCCATGAGATTTGTTTTTGTAGGGTcggtaattaaaaataatgtgaatgaACGCGGgttgaattataaatttataagacTTCACTGAATGTAGACGAAAATTGAGGGATATCTTTCCCTAACTACGTTCAGATTTTAGTTTAGGGAAATAATCAGTGGTATTTCTCAAGTTCTGTAGTATGAAATCACATACTTTATTGTATGCAATAAGCGGGTCTATGGTTGCAGGAACTTGGAGGGAATGCTTGGTGGTTTGACCGGTTCCTTGCTCAACATATtgcaatattttattatttcatgaCAGCTTTAATGTATGCAATAAGCCCAAGAATGGCATGTAAGTATTATGTACTTGatctttgttttgttatttatgATCCCTGCTACATCTTTCATTTTGTTGGTTGGATTACCACGGAAATTTAGTGATACGAAGTTTCATGCATATGATTAGTTTTGAAGAGACCAAATATATTCTCTGTTGCATGTACATGattgataaaaagaaaatgaagaaaacaatttaGCTAAAGCATTATGAACTTAAAACGACTAAAATAAAGCTTATCAACCCAGTCAATCTATAGAAGGAACAAACTGATCTAGAATGCTTTTGCTaaatcatcaaaattataatgTCCGACTGTATTACACATTCTAGCCCATACCTGTCTGCCTGGTGCTTCAATTTCTCATATGTCTTTTATGATTCATTGCTAGTGCAGATCACTTTTCTGAATGTGTAGAGAGTCATGCATTTGAAACTTACGACAAATTTATCAAGGAAGAAGGAGGTATTTTCGATGTTTGTCCTTTCTTCTATGTATTTTTAAGTGCACATGTTAACGGTTTATAGTTTTGGTTTTATGTTTTCATAATTAAGTGTGGGCCAAAAATCCATTGAATCATTACTTATCTTGCTCCTGAGTCATGATTTATTTGGTATAAAATTAGTTTCGAGTGAGCTGTTAGGCTTAAGTATGGCTGAATAATTGAAAAGTCAAGATTATTCAAGCTGTGTAGAGACTCGTTGTTTTGTTTTAGACTAtcttgtgtttttgttttaggTGATTCAATAACTAACATggctttataatttttttgtagagGAATTGAAAAAAATGCCTGCTCCTGAGGTTGCTGTGAATTACTATATGGGAGGTGACATGTATTTATTTGGtaagtttttaattatttttgaccTAGATATGTCCACTTGAGGCACAAAATCTGTAATTTCACACTTCCAATATCATTTTCTTCAGATGAATTTCAAACCTCCAGAGTTCCAAATACTAGAAGGCCAACTATAGGTACGTCTTGTCACCTGGTCCAACATTCATTACTGGATTTGTCGTGTCTGCTCCattgcttttaattttttaaagcaGTAAAATTTCTCacattgattatttttatatccTCTATAGAGAATCTGTACGATGTATTTGTAAACATCAGAGATGATGAAGCTGAACATTGCAAGACAATGAAGGCTTGTCAAACTCACGGGAACCTCCGGTCGCCTCATTCATATGCAGAAGCAGAGGATGACGATGAATCAGTCTGTACAATTGAAACAGATTGTGAAGGAATTGTTGACTGTATAAAGAAATCTGTTACTTCTAATCCAGCTAAGGTAACGAAGTAAGATATCCAGTACGATGCATAATACATTCATTCATaaatagaagaaaacaaaaaggataCGAGGCAGATTCCTCTATAGTAAGGTATAGAAATAATGATTAGAGTTAGTAAATAGTTGAAATTTGGATGAGATTCCTCCAAAGTGAGGGTGTAACAGcatttttttc
Coding sequences within it:
- the LOC123898935 gene encoding ubiquinol oxidase 4, chloroplastic/chromoplastic, with the translated sequence MAATAMFSSSLFLTTPLNKSPSQFLRPLSFRPPLSRIRASVLQDKEEKVILQDTFPSKTSPLDSVNGNSSNDNTPSPSAWEKRVIKVEQSVNIFLTDSVIKILDALYRDRNYARFFVLETIARVPYFAFMSILHMYESFGWWRRADYLKVHFAESWNEMHHLLIMEELGGNAWWFDRFLAQHIAIFYYFMTALMYAISPRMAYHFSECVESHAFETYDKFIKEEGEELKKMPAPEVAVNYYMGGDMYLFDEFQTSRVPNTRRPTIENLYDVFVNIRDDEAEHCKTMKACQTHGNLRSPHSYAEAEDDDESVCTIETDCEGIVDCIKKSVTSNPAKVTK